The sequence TGGACCAGCGCGAGGAAGCCGAACGAGACGGCACAGACCGGGAAGCCGACCGCTGCCGCCACCAGGAGGAGCTTCAGATAGCCGCGGGTGCGCACCAGCGCGTACGGATCCTGGGGCACGGTGGCGGGCGCCCCGCCCACCGGTCCGGTGGAGCCGACCGACATCGCCTCGCCTCCCTCGCCGACGCCGTGCCGAGCCTGCCATGACCGACCCCGCCGGGCTGCCGGGGCGCGTGCTCGGGGGCATGGCCATTCGGGTGAACCGGGCCCGTACGCGGGCCGTGCGGGGTACGGAGTACGCCGCACGAGCCCGGTGGACGGCCGACTGAGCAGTCCGATGAGCGAAGGGGCCGGGGCGTTCCGGGAGGCGATGGCGGGGCGTGCGCCGCTGCCGCCGCCACGGCCCGGGGCATCGCCATGGACCAGGCGCCGGGTGCGGCATGACGGCCACGGCCCTCACCCCTGTGGCGCCGCCGTCTCCCTGAGGGCGGCCAGCACCGGGCGGAGCAAGGGGTGTTCCTCGGCGCCGCGGCGTACGGCGGCGAAGACCCGGCGGGTGGGGGCGACATCGTCGACGGGGCGGACCACCACCCCCGTGAGGTCCATGTCGCGCAGGGCCGAGCGGGGGACGAGGGCCACCCCCGCGGCCGCCGAGGCGAGGGCGACGACGGCCCGGAAGTCGTCGGAGGAGTGCTCCAGCCGGGGCTCGAAACCGGCGTATTCGCAGGCCAGGACGACCACGTCATGGCAGGGGTTGCCGGGGTAGGGGCCGATCCAGGGGTCGTCGGCGAGATCGGCCAACGCCACCTGCGCCAGGCCGGCCAGGCGGTGACCGGGCGGCAGCACGACGTCGAACGGCTCGGCGTAGAGCGGGACCCGGGTCAGCCGCGGGTCGTCGGCGCGGGGCGCGCCCCGGTATTCGACGGCGACCGCGACATCCACCTGCCGGTCCAGGACCATGAGCAGGCTGGCGTCGCCCTCGGCGTCCTGGACGCGGACCCGGATGCCGGGTGCGGTGCGGGTGAGCGCGGTGAGCGCGGGCGCGACGACCAGGCCGATACCGGTGGCGAAGGCCGCGACGGTGACCGTGCCGGCCTCGCCCGAGCCGTAGGCGGCGAGCTCGGACTCGGCGCGCTCCAACTGGGCGAGGACGGCATTGGCGTGGGCCAGCAGGATGTCGCCCGCAGCGGTCAGCCGGACGCCGCGGGCGCTGCGCTCCACCAGGCGGTGGCCGGTCTCCTGTTCCAGGGCGGCGAGCTGCTGGGAGACCGCCGAGGGCGTGAGATAGAGCGCGGCGGCCGCGGCGGTGACCGTACGGTGGTCGGCCACCGCGCGGAGGATGTGCAGCCGTCGTGCTTCGATCATGCTCCCAGTTTCGCAGGCCCCGCAGGCGAGGGGCGTCAGGCGCCCAGCGCGGACCGCGCGTCGACGAAGGCGTCGACCGCGCGGTGGACGTCCGCGGTGGAGTGGGCGGCGGACAGCTGTACGCGGATCCGCGCCTGGCCCTGCGGGACCACCGGGTAGGAGAAGCCGATGACGTAGACGCCGCGCTCCAGCAGCAGCTCCGCCATCCGGGCCGCCTCGGCCGCGTCGCCGATCATGACGGGGGCGATGGCGTGGTCGCCCGGCAGGACGTCGAAGCCCTCCTCGGTCATCCGCGACCGGAACAGGGCGGTGTTGGCGTGCAGCTGCTCGCGCAGGTCACCGGCCGACTCCAGCAGGTCGAGCACCTTCAGCGAGGCGGCGGCGATCACCGGGGCGAGCGAGTTGGAGAAGAGGTACGGGCGCGAGCGCTGGCGCAGCAGCGCGACGATCTCGGCGCGGGCCGCGACATAGCCGCCGGAGGCGCCGCCGAGGGCCTTGCCGAGGGTGCCGGTGATGATGTCGACGCGGTCCATGACGCCGTGGAGCTCGGGGGTACCGCGGCCGCCGGGGCCGACGAAGCCGACCGCGTGCGAGTCGTCGACCATCACCATGGCGCCGTAGCGGTCGGCCAGGTCGCAGATCTCGTCCAGCGGCGCCACATAGCCGTCCATGGAGAACACGCCGTCGGTGACGACCAGCGTACGGCCGCTGCCGCCCGCGGTCGCCTCCTTGAGCTGGCGTTCCAGATCGGCCATGTCGCGGTTGGCGTAGCGGAAGCGGCGGGCCTTGCACAGGCGGATGCCGTCGATGATGGAGGCGTGGTTGAGGGCGTCGGAGATGACCGCGTCGTCCGGGCCGAGCAGGGTCTCGAAGACACCGCCGTTGGCGTCGAAGCAGGAGGAGTAGAGGATCGTGTCCTCCTGGCCGAGGAAGCCGGAGATCCGCTGTTCCAGCTCCTTGTGGACCTCCTGGGTGCCGCAGATGAAGCGGACCGAGGCGAGGCCGTAGCCCCAGCGGTCGAGCGCTTCATGGGCGGCCGCGACGACCTCGGGGTGGTCGGCGAGGCCGAGGTAGTTGTTGGCACAGAAGTTGAGCACTTCACCGGGGTTTCCTCCCGCGGTCACCGCCACGGTGGCGGACTGCGGGGTGCCGATGACCCGCTCGGGCTTGTGCAGGCCGGCGGCGCGGATCTCATCGAGGGTGCCGCGCAGTTCATCGCGTACGGAGTCGAACATCGGGGATGTCTCCAAGAGTCGGGGGAAGCGGGCGCGTGGGCCGAAGGGGGTGCGCCGGAGGAAAGCCGGAGCGGGGATTCAGGCGGTCCAGTCGAGGATGATCTTGCCGCTTTGGCCGCTGGCGGCGTCGTCGAAGGCGGCGCCGAAGTCCTGGTACGCATAGCGGCCGGTGATCACCGGCGCGAGGTCGAGACCGCCTTCGAGCAGGACGGACATCGCGTACCAGGTCTCGAACATCTCCCGGCCGTAGATGCCCTTGATCGTGATCATGGAGGTGACGATCCGGGACCAGTCCACGGGGAACTGTTCGGCGGGCAGGCCGAGGACGGCGATCCGGCCGCCGTGCGTCATGTTGGCGATCATGTCCTGCATCGCCTCGGGCCGGCCGGACATCTCCAGTCCGATGTCGAAGCCCTCGCGCAGGCCCAGTTCGCGCTGGCCGTCGGCGATGGTCGCCTCGGCGACGTTGAGGGCGAGGCTGACGCCGACCTTGCGGGCCAGGGCGAGGCGCGCCTCGCTGACGTCCGTGATCACGACATTGCGGGCCCCGGCGTGCCGGGCGACGGCCGCGGCCATGATGCCGATCGGCCCGGCGCCGGTGATCAGTACGTCCTCGCCGACCAGCGGGAACGACAGCGCGGTGTGCACGGCATTGCCGAAGGGGTCGAAGACGGCGGCGATATCGAGGTCGACGGGGACGCGGTGCACCCACACATTGGTGGCGGGCAGCGCCACGTACTCGGCGAACGCGCCGTCCCGGCCGACGCCGAGGCCGACGGTGGCGCGGCACAGATGGCGCCGGCCGGCCAGACAGTTGCGGCACTTGCCGCAGACGAGATGGCCCTCGCCGCTCACCAGGTCGCCGGTCTTGACCTCGGCCACATCACGGCCGGTCGCCACCACCTCACCGACGAATTCATGACCGATCGTCAGCGGGGTGCCGATGGACTGCTGGGCCCAGCCGTCCCATGCGCGGATGTGCAGATCGGTGCCGCAGATGCCGGTGCGCAGCACCTTGATCAGGACATCGCCCGGGCCGACGGCCGGCTCCGGCACGTCCATGAGCCAGAGACCCGGCTCTGCTTTCTGCTTGACCAGTGCCTTCACCGCAACGGCTCCCGTACGTGAGTGTGACCCTGCCGGGTGCCCGTCCTCGGCAACCCGATCTTCCTCAGGGAATCTTCCCTACGACGGCCGCCCGGTCCATCGAGGATTTCTTAAACACGGTCACAGTTGCCCTTTACGCCCCATGGGCACCGGGGTGCACGGCCCCGGACGTGAGGGCGGTCACGCGCCTGCGCCAGGCCGGCCGCGCCGACGAACCCGCAGCTCGGGGACGGTGCCGGTGGTCCGGGTGAGGTGGCTGGGCAGGCCGCCCGGGAGGGTGCAAGGGGCCGCGCGGTCGGTGCGGGAGTGTAAACGTTCGCCACCGCAAGCGTCGGAATTCATCACAGCTTGAGTGGCCGTGAGACCCGGATGGACGGGGCTACGTAGGACTGAGTGGCAGCAACACACGGGTGCTGACGCGACGCACCGCAGTCGCCCGTGTGCCCCGTTCCTGTGCGTCCCTGGAGGTCAGTGAATTGAGCCACCGACATGTGAACAAGCGGACCGGCGTCGTCGTCGGCGCCGCGGCGGCCGCCATCGCGGCCGCAGCGATCCTGCTCCCCAACGCCAACGCGAGCACGGACCAGCCGGCGGCCCCGAAGACGCTCAGCGCCCACTCGGCCACGCAGCTGGCGGCGTCCCTGAAGGCGGACCTGGGGGACAAGGGCGCCGGCTGGTACCTGGACAGCGCGAACGGCCACCTGGTCATGAACGTGCTGTCGGAGGACGACGCCAAGAGCGTCACGGCCAAGGGCGCCGTCGCCAAGGTCGTGCACAACAGCATGACCGCGCTGAAGGCCGGTGCGGCGACCCTGCGCAACTCCGCCTCGGTGCCCGGTACGGCGTGGTCGATCGACCCGAAGACCAACAAGATCGTGGTGCTCGCCGACAGAACCGTTACCGGCGCAAAGATGGCCACGCTCAACAAGGCCACGAGTGGCATGGGCGCAGGCATGGTCACCGTCAAGCGGTCTCAGGGCGAGTTCAAGCGGTACGACGGCGGGGACGCGGGGAGTGCGGCGGGCGGCGCGGCCGGCGGCGGCGGACAGGCGGCGGGCGGTGCCGGCGATGCCGGCGCGGCAGGCGGCGGTGACGCCGGCGCGGCGGGCGGCGGCGATGCGGGAGCCGCCGGCGGCGGTGCCGGCGCGGCAGGCGGCGGCGACGGCGGGCAGGCCGCGGGCGGTGCCGGCGATGCCGGTGGAGCCGGTGGAGCCGGTGGAGCCGGTGGCGGGCAGGCCGCGGGGCCGGTCGGTGGCAGCGCGATCTTCGGCGGCAACGCACGCTGCTCGCTGGGTTTCAATGTCACGGTCAAGGGCGCACCGGCGTTCCTGACGGCCGGTCACTGCGGCAACGACTCCAAGACCTGGACGGCCGACCAGGGCGGCAGCCAGCCGCTGGGCACGGTGGCCGACTCCAAGTTCCCCAAGACGGACTTCGCGCTGGTCACCTACGACGACAAGGGCGCCCAGCCGGAGAGCTCGGTCGACAAGGGGGACGGCACCACCCAGAAGATCACCAAGGCCGCGGAGGCCGCCGTCGGGATGAAGGTGCAGCGCTCTGGCAGCACCACCGGCCTGCACGACGGCACCGTCACCGGCCTCGATGCCACGGTGAACTACGGCAACGGCGACATCGTCAACGGCCTCATACAGACGGATGTCTGCGCGGAGCCCGGCGACAGCGGCGGCTCGATGTTCTCCGGCGACTCGGCGGTCGGCCTGACCTCCGGCGGCAGCGGCGACTGCACCGCGGGCGGTGAGACCTTCTTCCAGCCGGTCACCGACGCGCTCAAGGCCACGGGCGCGGAGATCGGCGCCGGGGGCGGCGGTGCGGGCGGCGGTGGAGCCGCAGCAGGCGGCGGTGACGCGGCAGCAGGCGGCGGTGGAGCCGCAGCGGGTGGCGGCGACGCGGCCGCGGGCGGCGGTGACGCAGCGGGTGGCGGCGCCGCAGCAGGCGGCAGTGACGCGGCAGCTGGCGGCGCCGGAGCGGGCGACGCCGGTGCCGGAAGCGCCGGAGCCGGGGACGCCGGAAGCGCGGGCGCGGGAGACGCCGGTGCCGGTGCCCAGGACCCCGGTACGGGTGCCCAGGACCCGGGAGCCGGCGGCAGCGGTGACGGGCTGAACTGACCCCCGCCCTTTGCCCCCTTGATCCCCTGATCCCCGGGATCCCTCTGTGCCCTCGGCCCCGTCCTCCCCTGCAACTGCGCAGGAGGGCGGGGCCGTTGCGTACGGAAGCCCCGGACCGGAACAGACCTCGTACCGGAACAAGCCTCGAGCCGGAACAAGCCTCAGTAGTACCGGAACAGGCCTCAGTAGTAGGAGACGACGGTGAAGAGGCCGCCGTCGGGGTCACGGATGACGGCCTGTTGGCCCTTGCCGTCCTCGGTCGGCGTCACCGGGGTGACGGTTCCGCCGGCGGCCACCGCGGCGGCCGTCACCTTCTCGATCTCGCGGACCGGGAAATGGACGTGCCAGCGGGGGCGCACCCGCGGGTCCGGGGCGGACTCCACAGCACCGCCCCGCAGGGTGGCGACGGTGTGCCGGCCGTCCCGTACGAGGACCTGGTCGTGTTCGTAGGTCACATCGCAGCCGCCCGGCTCGCCGGAGGCCCAGCCGAAGACCTCCGCATAGAAGATGGCGGCCGCGAAACCGTCCCGGGTGCGCAGTTCGAGCAAGGCGGGTGCGGCGCCCCGTCCGACCGACCACGCCAGGGTCTGGCCCTCCCAGAAGCCGAAGGTGGCGCCGTCGGGGTCGGCGGCGAGGGCGGCGCGGCCGGGGCCGAGCTTGAGCGGACCGACGGCGACGGTCCCCCCGCGCTCGCGGATCCGGTCCGCGGCCTCGTCGGCGTTCTCCACCGCGAAGTAGGAGGTCCAGGCCACAGCGACCTGAAAGCTCTGGGCGAGGGCACCGATGCCGGCGACCGGCTGTCCGTGGGAAACCGCGACGGAGAACTCCTCGCCGAGGCTGGCCGGGCGGAACCGCCAGCCCAGGACGGCGGAGTAGAAATCCTGGGCGGATTCCAGATCGCGCGCCATCAGACTGACCCAGCACGGAGCGCCACATACCGGAGTGGCCGGGCCATGGGCCGACATGACATCTGCCTCCTGTTGCTCAGCGCCCCTTCCCACTCTGCCAGCGACGGGGCAGGGCCGCACCAAGGGCGCGTCCCCCGGCGGCAGCGCAGTTGTGCCGCCCTTGATCAGGCTCGATGCTGTAGTTACTGAACCGGGCTGGGTTGATGCCATGAACGCATGGAACGCGGCGGAGAGCGCCGATTTCCGTGGTCCCCTCGACGTCACCAGGGCGGCCACAGCGGTTCTGGACGCCCAGGACCGCATCATCGGGTGGAGCCCGGCGGCCCAGCGGCTCCTCGGGTACGCACCGGAGGAGATCATCGGGCGCCCCGTGGAGACCCTGCTGCCGGCCGGTTCGGCACCGGCCTCCCCCGCGTCCGAGTCCTCACCGAGCGGCAGCCAGGCGCACACGCTGCGGCACCGTGACGGCCGGATGCTGCGGATGGCCGTCACGAGCTGCCCGCTCGCCGACGTACGCGAGGTCGCCGAGGTGTCCGAGCTGCCCGAGACCGCCGGTGCGCGGCCGGCCCGTGTCCTGGTGGCGGCCGAGCTGGACGAGCACCGGATGTGGGAGTCCCGCCAGGCCATGCTGCACGGTCTGGCCACCCAGTCCCCGGTGGGCCTGGGCATCTACGACACCGAACTGCGGCTGATCTGGGCGAACGGCGCGTACACCCGGGAGATCGGACTGCCGGTCGAGGAGTTTCTGGGTGCCCGGGCCGATGAGCTGTACCCGGACGGCCAGTTCGTGACCGAGGGGTACCCGCGCACCCTCGAAGCGGTGATGCGTCAGGTCCTCGCCACCGACGAACCGGTCCTCGATCTGCACTTCGTCGGCCAGCAGCCCTCCGACCCGGGTTCCGATCACGTCTGGTCCTGCTCCTACTACCGGCTGCAGGACGCCCAGGGCCGGGTGCTCGGGGTGTGCGAGGACGCCTTCGACATCAGCGGCCGCTACCAAGCGCAGCGCCGGCTGAACCTGCTGGTGGAGGCCGGCGCCCGGATCGGCACCACGCTCGACATGACCGTCACCGCGCGGGAGATCACCAAGGTGGCGGTGCCGGCTTTCGCCTCCATGGTGATCGTCGACCTGATGCGGTCCGTGCTGCACGGCGGGGAGCCGGAAACCGTCGACGGCACCCTGCCGGCCCTGGTGCGGGTGGCCACCCGCAGCGCCGACCACACCCCGGACGGTCCGGTGCAGGGCCCGCACCGCGTCGAGTACCCGCCCGGCTCGCTCCAGTACCGCAGCCTGTCCTCCGGCGGCACGGTGCGCGAGGAGGGCACCATGGTCGTGCCCCTGCGGACCGGCGGCGCCCTGATGGGGCTGGTCACCTTCCTCCGCGCCGCCCCGGCGGTCTTCGACAAGGAGGAGACCGAGCTCGCCGACGAGCTGGTCATCCGGACGGCGGTCTGCCTGGACAACGCCCGCCGGTTCACCCGCGAGCACACCGCCGCGCTGACCCTGCAGCGCAATCTGCTGCCGCAGCATCTGCCGGCCCAGTCCGCCGTCGATCTGGCCTACCGCTACCTGCCGAGCGACGAGCGGGCCGGTGTCGGCGGCGACTGGTTCGATGTCATCGGTCTGTCGGGCACCCGGGTCGGCCTGGTCGTCGGGGACGTGGTCGGCCACGGCCTCCAGGCGGCGGCGACCATGGGACGGCTGCGGACGACCGTACGGGCCCTCGCCCGGCTGGACCTCTCCCCCGACGAGTTGCTGAGCCGGCTGGACGACCTGGTGGGACAGACCGCGGAGGAGCAGCCCGCAATAGCCGGCACGGACGCCGGCCCGGACGATGTGGCCACCGGAGTGACCTGCCTCTACGCCGTCTACGACCCGGTGTCACGGCGGTGCACCATGGCGCGGGCCGGGCATCTGCCGCCGGCCGTCGTCGATGCGGAGGGCGGCCTGTACTTCCCGGATCTGCCGGCCGGCCCGCCACTGGGCCTCGGGGGCCTGCCGTTCGAATCCCTGGACATCGAGCTGCCGGTCGGCAGTCTGCTCGCGCTGTTCACCAACGGGCTGGTCGAGGGCCGTGACCGGGACATCGACGAGGGGCTGGCCATCCTGGGCCGGGTGCTGAGCGATCACCGCAGGCCGCTGGACGAGCTGTGTATCCACACGCTGGCGGAGCTGCTGCCGGACGGTCCTGCCGTCGATGACTCGGCCCTGCTGCTGGTGCGCACCCGTGAGCTGGACGCCCGGCAGGTGGCGGCCTGGGAGCTGCCCGCCGAGCCGGCCGCGGTGGGCAAGGCCCGTGAGCGGGCCACCGGACAGCTGCGGGAGTGGGGCCTGGAGGAACTGTCCTACACGACGGAACTTGTGGTCAGCGAGCTGGTCACCAACGCCGTACGGCATGCGTCGGGGCCCCTGCACCTGCGGCTGCTGCGCGACCGGACCCTGCTGACCGAGGTGTCGGACACCGGCCACACCTCACCCCACCTGCGGCACAGCGCCAGCGACGACGAGGGCGGGCGGGGGCTTTTCATCGTCGCGCAGCTGGTGCAGCGCTGGGGCACGCGCTACACGCCGTACGGCAAGACGATCTGGACGGAACAGGCGTTTCCGCCGCACTACCCCGGGGCCCCGCGCCCGGCCGGCCGGCCGGACTGAGGAGGTCCGGCACGAATCGGCCCGCCCCATGGCGTGCGGCTGTTCCGAGGCGGTCCCATCATGGAATCAAGCGAGGTCCCGGCGACTCGGCGGGCGCGGACAGAGGAGGACCTGTGACGACCAATGGCAGCGACAAGTCGGCCGAGCGTCAGCCGTTCGAGCTGTACACCGGTAGCGAGCGGCCCTACGACCCGGAGGACCTGGTGAAGGCGTCCGGGCGCGAACCCACCCCGTCGAGCCTGGAATGGGCCAGGCGCCTGATGGCCGAGGAGGGACCCGGCGCCATCGAGCGGTATCTGCCGTGACGGCTGAGGGCTGACGGCCGGCGGCTCTTGGCTGGCGGCTCTTGGCTGACGGCTGACCGAGCGGGCCGGGCAGGGAGGCGGGCCTGTCCCGCGGCACCGTGTGCACCGTCGCACGGCCGGGGACGGCGGCCCGTCCGTCATGCGCATGAGCCACCACCGCCTGCCGCTGTCGCCGTAACGAGCCCACCGCCGTGGGAGGTTGCGCGTCGATACGAGCGGTGCCATGGCCCGCCCGCCGCCTTCTGCCACCACTCCGCACGTTCCGGTAAATCGCTTGCGGCGGCCCCCGGTGCTCGGGAATCCTTTCGACCGCGGCCGCCTCGCCTCGCTTCGTCGGCATGCTCCGTTGGAGTGCTCAGGAGGCTTCCTCTCCGCGCCTCTCCGCTCCCGGGACGTATCGCGCACAGACGCCTTGCGGCCCTTGCGCCCGGCTCGTTCCGGCCCTTGGGCCCGGCAGCCGGCCGCATCGCTGTGACACCGCTCCGCCCCTGCCGGCCCGCTCACCCGCCGAGTCCTCGCGGCTCGCCGCGGAAAGGAATCCACCGTGACCACCGAACGTGTCTCGCCGCCCGTACGCGCCAACGAGCGGGAGACCCTGCGGTCCTTCCTCGACTTCCACCGCGCCACGCTCGCCATGAAGACCGACGGCCTCTCCGACGAGGACCTCAGGCGCCGGTCGAGCCCGCCGTCCACGCTCTCCCTGCTCGGCCTGGTGCGGCACATGGCAGAAGTGGAGCGCACCTGGTTCCGCCGGGTGATCGCCGGCGAGGACATTCCGCTCGTCTGGTCGGCCGAGGGCGACTTCCAGGTGGCGTACGACGCGGCCACGGCCACCCGCGAGGAGGCCTTCGACGCCTGGCAGACCGAGGTGGCACACGCCCGCCGCATCGAGCGGGAGGCGGCATCGCTCGATGTCACGGGCTACCAGCCCCGTTGGGGTGAACACGTCTCCCTGCGCCTGGTGATGCTGCACCTGATCCATGAATAC is a genomic window of Streptomyces sp. Edi2 containing:
- the tdh gene encoding L-threonine 3-dehydrogenase — its product is MKALVKQKAEPGLWLMDVPEPAVGPGDVLIKVLRTGICGTDLHIRAWDGWAQQSIGTPLTIGHEFVGEVVATGRDVAEVKTGDLVSGEGHLVCGKCRNCLAGRRHLCRATVGLGVGRDGAFAEYVALPATNVWVHRVPVDLDIAAVFDPFGNAVHTALSFPLVGEDVLITGAGPIGIMAAAVARHAGARNVVITDVSEARLALARKVGVSLALNVAEATIADGQRELGLREGFDIGLEMSGRPEAMQDMIANMTHGGRIAVLGLPAEQFPVDWSRIVTSMITIKGIYGREMFETWYAMSVLLEGGLDLAPVITGRYAYQDFGAAFDDAASGQSGKIILDWTA
- a CDS encoding LysR family transcriptional regulator, whose translation is MIEARRLHILRAVADHRTVTAAAAALYLTPSAVSQQLAALEQETGHRLVERSARGVRLTAAGDILLAHANAVLAQLERAESELAAYGSGEAGTVTVAAFATGIGLVVAPALTALTRTAPGIRVRVQDAEGDASLLMVLDRQVDVAVAVEYRGAPRADDPRLTRVPLYAEPFDVVLPPGHRLAGLAQVALADLADDPWIGPYPGNPCHDVVVLACEYAGFEPRLEHSSDDFRAVVALASAAAGVALVPRSALRDMDLTGVVVRPVDDVAPTRRVFAAVRRGAEEHPLLRPVLAALRETAAPQG
- a CDS encoding SpoIIE family protein phosphatase, which gives rise to MNAWNAAESADFRGPLDVTRAATAVLDAQDRIIGWSPAAQRLLGYAPEEIIGRPVETLLPAGSAPASPASESSPSGSQAHTLRHRDGRMLRMAVTSCPLADVREVAEVSELPETAGARPARVLVAAELDEHRMWESRQAMLHGLATQSPVGLGIYDTELRLIWANGAYTREIGLPVEEFLGARADELYPDGQFVTEGYPRTLEAVMRQVLATDEPVLDLHFVGQQPSDPGSDHVWSCSYYRLQDAQGRVLGVCEDAFDISGRYQAQRRLNLLVEAGARIGTTLDMTVTAREITKVAVPAFASMVIVDLMRSVLHGGEPETVDGTLPALVRVATRSADHTPDGPVQGPHRVEYPPGSLQYRSLSSGGTVREEGTMVVPLRTGGALMGLVTFLRAAPAVFDKEETELADELVIRTAVCLDNARRFTREHTAALTLQRNLLPQHLPAQSAVDLAYRYLPSDERAGVGGDWFDVIGLSGTRVGLVVGDVVGHGLQAAATMGRLRTTVRALARLDLSPDELLSRLDDLVGQTAEEQPAIAGTDAGPDDVATGVTCLYAVYDPVSRRCTMARAGHLPPAVVDAEGGLYFPDLPAGPPLGLGGLPFESLDIELPVGSLLALFTNGLVEGRDRDIDEGLAILGRVLSDHRRPLDELCIHTLAELLPDGPAVDDSALLLVRTRELDARQVAAWELPAEPAAVGKARERATGQLREWGLEELSYTTELVVSELVTNAVRHASGPLHLRLLRDRTLLTEVSDTGHTSPHLRHSASDDEGGRGLFIVAQLVQRWGTRYTPYGKTIWTEQAFPPHYPGAPRPAGRPD
- a CDS encoding glycine C-acetyltransferase, with protein sequence MFDSVRDELRGTLDEIRAAGLHKPERVIGTPQSATVAVTAGGNPGEVLNFCANNYLGLADHPEVVAAAHEALDRWGYGLASVRFICGTQEVHKELEQRISGFLGQEDTILYSSCFDANGGVFETLLGPDDAVISDALNHASIIDGIRLCKARRFRYANRDMADLERQLKEATAGGSGRTLVVTDGVFSMDGYVAPLDEICDLADRYGAMVMVDDSHAVGFVGPGGRGTPELHGVMDRVDIITGTLGKALGGASGGYVAARAEIVALLRQRSRPYLFSNSLAPVIAAASLKVLDLLESAGDLREQLHANTALFRSRMTEEGFDVLPGDHAIAPVMIGDAAEAARMAELLLERGVYVIGFSYPVVPQGQARIRVQLSAAHSTADVHRAVDAFVDARSALGA
- a CDS encoding VOC family protein, coding for MARDLESAQDFYSAVLGWRFRPASLGEEFSVAVSHGQPVAGIGALAQSFQVAVAWTSYFAVENADEAADRIRERGGTVAVGPLKLGPGRAALAADPDGATFGFWEGQTLAWSVGRGAAPALLELRTRDGFAAAIFYAEVFGWASGEPGGCDVTYEHDQVLVRDGRHTVATLRGGAVESAPDPRVRPRWHVHFPVREIEKVTAAAVAAGGTVTPVTPTEDGKGQQAVIRDPDGGLFTVVSYY
- a CDS encoding DinB family protein, with the protein product MTTERVSPPVRANERETLRSFLDFHRATLAMKTDGLSDEDLRRRSSPPSTLSLLGLVRHMAEVERTWFRRVIAGEDIPLVWSAEGDFQVAYDAATATREEAFDAWQTEVAHARRIEREAASLDVTGYQPRWGEHVSLRLVMLHLIHEYARHNGHADFLREAIDGTVGP
- a CDS encoding S1 family peptidase, whose translation is MNKRTGVVVGAAAAAIAAAAILLPNANASTDQPAAPKTLSAHSATQLAASLKADLGDKGAGWYLDSANGHLVMNVLSEDDAKSVTAKGAVAKVVHNSMTALKAGAATLRNSASVPGTAWSIDPKTNKIVVLADRTVTGAKMATLNKATSGMGAGMVTVKRSQGEFKRYDGGDAGSAAGGAAGGGGQAAGGAGDAGAAGGGDAGAAGGGDAGAAGGGAGAAGGGDGGQAAGGAGDAGGAGGAGGAGGGQAAGPVGGSAIFGGNARCSLGFNVTVKGAPAFLTAGHCGNDSKTWTADQGGSQPLGTVADSKFPKTDFALVTYDDKGAQPESSVDKGDGTTQKITKAAEAAVGMKVQRSGSTTGLHDGTVTGLDATVNYGNGDIVNGLIQTDVCAEPGDSGGSMFSGDSAVGLTSGGSGDCTAGGETFFQPVTDALKATGAEIGAGGGGAGGGGAAAGGGDAAAGGGGAAAGGGDAAAGGGDAAGGGAAAGGSDAAAGGAGAGDAGAGSAGAGDAGSAGAGDAGAGAQDPGTGAQDPGAGGSGDGLN